Proteins encoded within one genomic window of Girardinichthys multiradiatus isolate DD_20200921_A chromosome 21, DD_fGirMul_XY1, whole genome shotgun sequence:
- the slc22a17 gene encoding solute carrier family 22 member 17: MTSPDSPPLVSPSPCPAPPPSLPSSPAPSSSSIPAPPSLPPTGEVMVLALGRKKQRLLIALSILPNLFLAFLLSSDPLITLSPPHHCRLPGPSLSSEVLNASLPWEKGTRPGETGSPSQCKQYVNGSQSAAVDCEAGWVYNVTEGLKNNIVTEWDLVCGQYWLVPVEEVCFILGVLTGCLGLGYAADRLGRSKTLLISLTLSVVFGVLVCVSPYPSIFIVMRFCLAAASAGVYLTLYIARLELCEPSLRLVATMLAGLMTVAGELLLLAVALGCQSWRGLLGAGAAPLTLFLSYGVPGVFPESPRWLLLSERSIDMNAFSERRNSNRDVRDDESFTELDSEPASSSRPHLSFPELFHSKNIWKNMCVLGFTSFISHGISHCYSSFRGDVRGTAPSFYWTYLLSVSAGGGAWLLLWATVDRCGRRGILLLFMTMTGLASLILLGLMEYLSETAITVFSVLGLFSSQATASLCILFTAEIMPTIIRGVGVGAVLALGCVGRLSSPIMDLRNHYGYFLHHVIYSSLALLAVLSILLLPESKRKPLPQTLGDGEQYRRPPLGRRRRDNVPLLATPNPET, encoded by the exons ATGACGTCCCCAGACTCACCCCCCCTCGTCTCCCCGTCCCCATGTCCAGCGCCTCCCCCGTCTCTGCCCTCCTCCCCAGCCccgtcctcctcctccatccctgCCCCGCCCTCGCTGCCTCCCACGGGTGAGGTGATGGTGCTGGCTCTGGGCCGGAAGAAGCAGCGCCTGCTGATCGCTCTCTCCATCCTACCCAACCTCTTCCTGGCCTTCCTGCTCTCCTCCGACCCCCTCATCACCCTCTCCCCTCCCCATCACTGCCGCCTGCCGGGCCCGTCGCTTTCGTCGGAGGTGCTGAACGCCTCTCTTCCCTGGGAGAAGGGGACGAGGCCCGGAGAGACCGGGAGCCCCTCCCAATGTAAGCAGTACGTCAACGGCAGCCAGTCGGCCGCTGTGGACTGCGAGGCCGGGTGGGTCTACAACGTCACCGAGGGGCTGAAGAATAACATCGTCACTGAG TGGGATCTGGTGTGCGGCCAGTACTGGCTGGTTCCGGTGGAGGAGGTGTGTTTCATCCTGGGCGTCCTGACCGGTTGTCTCGGCCTGGGCTACGCAGCCGACAG GCTGGGCAGGTCCAAGACCCTGCTGATCTCTCTGACTCTGTCGGTGGTGTTTGGGGTGCTGGTGTGTGTCTCTCCGTACCCTTCCATCTTCATCGTCATGCGTTTCTGCCTGGCTGCTGCCAGTGCAGGGGTCTATCTAACTCTGTACATCGCCC GTCTGGAGCTATGTGAGCCATCTCTCAGGCTGGTTGCGACCATGCTGGCTGGGCTCATGACGGTGGCGggagagctgctgctgctggccgTGGCCCTCGGATGCCAGTCCTGGAGGGGCCTGCTGGGAGCTGGAGCAGCCCCTTTAACCCTCTTCCTCAGCTATGG CGTTCCTGGTGTGTTTCCAGAGTCCCCTCGCTGGCTCCTCCTGTCAGAGAGATCCATAGACATGAACGCGTTCAGCGAGAGAAGGAACTCCAACAGAGACGTGAGGGATGACGAGAGCTTCACAG AGCTGGACTCCGAGCCGGCGTCCTCCTCTCGTCCCCACCTGTCCTTCCCTGAGCTTTTTCACAGCAAGAACATCTGGAAGAACATGTGCGTCCTCGGCTTCACCTC ATTTATCTCTCATGGCATTAGTCACTGCTACAGCTCTTTCCGCGGTGACGTCAGAGGCACCGCCCCCAGCTTCTACTGGACGTACCTGCTGTCTGTGAGCGCGGGGGGCGGCGCCTGGCTGCTGCTCTGGGCGACCGTGGACAGGTGCGGTCGCCGTGGCATCCTACTCCTGTTCATGACGATGACGGGCCTGGCCTCTTTGATCCTCCTGGGACTCATGGAGT ATCTCAGCGAGACGGCCATCACAGTTTTCTCAGTGCTGGGTCTCTTCTCTTCCCAAGCCACCGCATCCCTCTGCATCCTTTTCACCGCAGAGATCATGCCCACCATCATCAG GGGCGTCGGTGTCGGTGCCGTGCTCGCCCTTGGCTGCGTGGGCCGCCTCAGCTCCCCGATCATGGACCTGCGGAACCACTACGGCTACTTCCTGCATCACGTCATCTACTCGTCTCTGGCGCTCCTGGCCGTGCTCTCCATCCTGCTGCTGCCCGAGAGCAAGAGGAAGCCTCTGCCTCAGACGCTGGGGGACGGGGAGCAGTACAGGCGGCCCCCTCTgggcaggaggaggagggacaACGTGCCGCTGCTGGCCACCCCAAACCCAGAGACCTAA
- the cebp1 gene encoding CCAAT/enhancer binding protein (C/EBP) 1, with the protein MMSDSRVSSVIQEWVSSYPGQPHSQSLNPVSSNQAAPSSQMSQMDMISYNQSQGIIRGGADDRVAEQMMGLPYLSYNSSCLNNSSNLGSSNHHQSHASTQQDFSPFLLPTLRAPLTKRSISKDSAEYRLRRERNNIAVRKSRDKARRRILQTHQRALQLQEENQKLQMKIAQLTQELDTLKHILSQRHLQGGEEGAAQESSI; encoded by the exons ATG ATGTCAGATTCCAGAGTGTCCTCTGTCATTCAGGAGTGGGTGAGCTCGTATCCGGGTCAGCCTCACAGCCAATCCCTGAATCCCGTCTCTTCCAACCAAGCTGCACCCTCCAGTCAGATGTCTCAGATGGACATGATCTCATACAACCAGTCTCAGGGGATCATAAGAGGGGGTGCTGATGACAGAGTGGCTGAACAGATGATGGGACTGCCGTACCTGTCGTACAATTCATCTTGTCTCAACAACAGTTCTAACTTGGGGAGTTCCAACCACCACCAGAGCCATGCCAGTACTCAGCAG GATTTCTCCCCCTTCCTGCTGCCCACCCTGCGGGCCCCACTGACCAAGAGAAGCATCAGCAAGGATAGTGCAGAGTACCGCCTGAGGCGTGAGAGGAACAACATCGCAGTGAGGAAGAGCCGGGACAAGGCCCGCAGGAGGATCCTGCAGACCCACCAGAGAGCCCTGCAGCTACAGGAGGAAAACCAGAAGCTGCAGATGAAGATAGCACAGCTCACCCAGGAGCTGGACACTCTGAAACACATCCTGTCACAGCGGCATCTGCAGGGAGGCGAAGAGGGAGCAGCACAGGAGTCCAGTATCTGA